The Anas platyrhynchos isolate ZD024472 breed Pekin duck chromosome 3, IASCAAS_PekinDuck_T2T, whole genome shotgun sequence genome includes a window with the following:
- the SH3YL1 gene encoding SH3 domain-containing YSC84-like protein 1 isoform X2 has product MNNPIPSNLKSEAKKAAKILREFTEITSRNGPDKIIPPHVIAKAKGLAVLSVIKAGFLVTARGGSGIVLARLPNGSWSAPSAIGIAGLGGGFEIGIEVSDLVIILNHERAVEAFAKGGNLTLGGNFTVAIGPLGRNLEGDVSLRSSAAVYTYCKSRGLFAGVSLEGSCLIERKETNRKFYGQDIRASAILLGDVPSPAQAEDLYEILASFTEEYENEEQKNNPGKTVTVYDPPARPTSGPEPHKPAVGPTPPAEKSSNRLYPELPTNYASAGSSSSNSVEVTALYSFEGQQPGDLTFKAGEKIKVTTKTNSQFDWWEGRTGEKTGIFPANYVALSND; this is encoded by the exons A TGAATAATCCTATACCTTCCAACTTGAAGTCAGAAGCTAAAAAAGCAGCTAAAATATTACGAGAATTTACAGAAATAACTTCCAGAAATGGACCTGATAAAATCATACCTC cccATGTGATAGCTAAAGCCAAAGGCCTTGCAGTTCTGTCTGTTATCAAAGCTGGATTTTTGGTGACTGCTCGAGGTGGAAGTGGAATTGTATTAGCTCGTCTTCCTAATGGTT cCTGGTCTGCTCCTTCTGCAATAGGAATTGCTGGCCTTGGTGGTGGATTTGAAATTGGAATTGAG GTTTCAGACTTAGTAATAATATTGAACCATGAGAGAGCAGTAGAAGCTTTTGCCAAGGGAGGGAACCTTACACTCGGAGGAAATTTTACTGTGGCAATTGGACCTCTGGGGAG aaaCTTAGAAGGGGATGTTTCACTGAGAAGCTCTGCTGCTGTCTATACATACTGCAAATCTCGAGGACTATTTGCAGGTGTATCTCTGGAAGGAAGTTGTTTaattgaaaggaaagaaaccaatcGCAA gtttTATGGGCAGGATATACGTGCTAGTGCTATCCTGTTGGGTGATGTTCCTTCTCCTGCTCAAGCAGAAGATCTTTATGAGATTCTAGCGTCCTTCACTGAAGAGTACGAGAATgaagagcaaaaaaataatccaggaaAAACTGTAACG GTATATGACCCACCTGCTAGACCAACGTCAGGACCAGAACCACATAAACCTGCTGTTGGGCCAACACCACCAG ctgaaaaGAGTTCAAACAGGCTTTATCCTGAACTTCCAACTAATTATGCCTCTGCGG GTAGCTCTTCAAGCAATTCCGTAGAAGTGACAGCACTTTATTCATTTGAAGGACAACAGCCAGGTGACCTGACTTtcaaagcaggagagaaaatcAAGGTCACAACCAAAAC
- the SH3YL1 gene encoding SH3 domain-containing YSC84-like protein 1 isoform X1, protein MNNPIPSNLKSEAKKAAKILREFTEITSRNGPDKIIPPHVIAKAKGLAVLSVIKAGFLVTARGGSGIVLARLPNGSWSAPSAIGIAGLGGGFEIGIEVSDLVIILNHERAVEAFAKGGNLTLGGNFTVAIGPLGRNLEGDVSLRSSAAVYTYCKSRGLFAGVSLEGSCLIERKETNRKFYGQDIRASAILLGDVPSPAQAEDLYEILASFTEEYENEEQKNNPGKTVTVQGRVYDPPARPTSGPEPHKPAVGPTPPAEKSSNRLYPELPTNYASAGSSSSNSVEVTALYSFEGQQPGDLTFKAGEKIKVTTKTNSQFDWWEGRTGEKTGIFPANYVALSND, encoded by the exons A TGAATAATCCTATACCTTCCAACTTGAAGTCAGAAGCTAAAAAAGCAGCTAAAATATTACGAGAATTTACAGAAATAACTTCCAGAAATGGACCTGATAAAATCATACCTC cccATGTGATAGCTAAAGCCAAAGGCCTTGCAGTTCTGTCTGTTATCAAAGCTGGATTTTTGGTGACTGCTCGAGGTGGAAGTGGAATTGTATTAGCTCGTCTTCCTAATGGTT cCTGGTCTGCTCCTTCTGCAATAGGAATTGCTGGCCTTGGTGGTGGATTTGAAATTGGAATTGAG GTTTCAGACTTAGTAATAATATTGAACCATGAGAGAGCAGTAGAAGCTTTTGCCAAGGGAGGGAACCTTACACTCGGAGGAAATTTTACTGTGGCAATTGGACCTCTGGGGAG aaaCTTAGAAGGGGATGTTTCACTGAGAAGCTCTGCTGCTGTCTATACATACTGCAAATCTCGAGGACTATTTGCAGGTGTATCTCTGGAAGGAAGTTGTTTaattgaaaggaaagaaaccaatcGCAA gtttTATGGGCAGGATATACGTGCTAGTGCTATCCTGTTGGGTGATGTTCCTTCTCCTGCTCAAGCAGAAGATCTTTATGAGATTCTAGCGTCCTTCACTGAAGAGTACGAGAATgaagagcaaaaaaataatccaggaaAAACTGTAACGGTACAAGGAAGG GTATATGACCCACCTGCTAGACCAACGTCAGGACCAGAACCACATAAACCTGCTGTTGGGCCAACACCACCAG ctgaaaaGAGTTCAAACAGGCTTTATCCTGAACTTCCAACTAATTATGCCTCTGCGG GTAGCTCTTCAAGCAATTCCGTAGAAGTGACAGCACTTTATTCATTTGAAGGACAACAGCCAGGTGACCTGACTTtcaaagcaggagagaaaatcAAGGTCACAACCAAAAC